GTAGAGCGAGAACAGATAGGTCGAATAGGTTGGCCCGCCGCCGGTAATGACGTACGGCCCGGTAAATTCCTGGAACGCCTGGGTGGTTTGCATGATGAAGTTAAAGAAAATCACCGGCGTAATCAGCGGGACGGTCACTTTCGTGAACATCTGCCACCTGGAGGCGCCGTCGATCATCGCTGCCTCATATTGCGATTGCGGTACGTTTTGCAGTGCCGCCAGGAAAATGACCATCGCAGAACCGAACTGCCAGACCCGCAGCAGGGTGACGGACATCAGCGCCAGCGATGGCTCACCAAGCCAGTTCACCGGGTCGAAACCAAATATCCCAATAAAACTGTTCAGCAGACCATCAATCGCAAATAACGCGCGCCACAAAACGGCAATTGCCACAGAGCTGCCGAGGATCGACGGAATATAGTAGGCGGTACGGAAAAAGCCGATCCCCCGTAATTTGAAGTTCAGAACAAACGCGATCCCTAATGCAAAGGCGAGCTTCAGCGGAATGGTCAAAAATACATACGCAAACGTGACACCCATTGATGTCCAGAAGAGCGTGTCTTCGGTAAACATGTAGCGATAATTTTCGATGCCGTTAAACACCGGCGGGCTCATCAAATCGTAATCCGTAAAACTGAGGAAAAACGATGAGACGAAGGGGAAAGCCGTAAAGAGTATCAACCCAATTATGTAGGGTGATATCCATGCGAGCCCCAACAGCTTGTTTTCATTCATACATACCTACCTGGCAATCAAGGGAGTTAAATGATGGTATGAGTTTCA
This region of Enterobacter cloacae complex sp. R_G8 genomic DNA includes:
- a CDS encoding carbohydrate ABC transporter permease, with the protein product MNENKLLGLAWISPYIIGLILFTAFPFVSSFFLSFTDYDLMSPPVFNGIENYRYMFTEDTLFWTSMGVTFAYVFLTIPLKLAFALGIAFVLNFKLRGIGFFRTAYYIPSILGSSVAIAVLWRALFAIDGLLNSFIGIFGFDPVNWLGEPSLALMSVTLLRVWQFGSAMVIFLAALQNVPQSQYEAAMIDGASRWQMFTKVTVPLITPVIFFNFIMQTTQAFQEFTGPYVITGGGPTYSTYLFSLYIYDTAFKYFDMGYGAALAWILFLVVAVFAGIAFKSSKYWVFYSADKGGKNG